TATGTGAGCCGCGGAATAGGTACAACGTTTACCCCGGTGAGGCTCGGAGTTCCTGCAGAGATCACTCTTTTGCATCTCACGTAGAGGGCGCGGGGCAGCTGCGTCATTCCTTTCTTTCTTCGTCCTTCCGGTCATTGCGGGATGCTCGGCGCATCAGCGACAGAACGCCGACGAAGATGAGGATCAATGGCCACCACTGAGCAAAAAGCGGGTGCGGCAGTAAACCGAAATTGTAGAGCAGAAAAATTCCGCCGAGGATGATAAGTATGTAGGCTCCCAATCCGCGTCTTGATCTCATAATATTCCTCCTTAAAATGGTTTCACGTGCACTTCATGTGCTCCAGTCATTCTATCTTAAACGGGCTTCTTGAGAAAGAGGCAACCGACAAAAGGAAGAGTAGGGCGACAGATGAACAATGGCGGGAGCCGGGTGGATCGTGATAGTCATTATCGTACTGGCAAGCACCAAAAAAAGTTTCGCCCCGGGCAAGAGGCGGCCAAAGCCCGAAGAGCACTGCTACCTTCACATATGGCAAAGCCCGCTGAATTCGCAGGTCTTGCAGGAGTCCGCGTCAAAGGGAGCAAATGGTTTTGCCGGATCAAGTATGTCCTTAATCACCGTAGCCACACCATCCATATAAGATGAGAAGAGGATCTGCTTTTCTTCCAGCGCAAGCCCGCCGAACAAGTCCTCCCTTTCGTTATTTCTGAGCAGTATGAGGCTCGCCTCGGTCTTTTCGAGAGGGATGGAAAAGCACTTCGCGAAGAGATACACATAGAGGGGAAGCTGAAAGGAGT
This sequence is a window from Syntrophorhabdaceae bacterium. Protein-coding genes within it:
- a CDS encoding DUF5668 domain-containing protein, translating into MRSRRGLGAYILIILGGIFLLYNFGLLPHPLFAQWWPLILIFVGVLSLMRRASRNDRKDEERKE